Sequence from the Pseudomonas sp. LS.1a genome:
TCGAGGTAGGCGCGCAGGCTACGCTCCTGTTCCGGGTAGCGTGCGGCGCAGTACAGCACGCCGCCTTTGCGGTAATCGCAGTCAATGCCCTCGCGTTGCAGCACGCGGTGTACTTCATCAGGAATGCCATGCAGCAGGTCGATGCTGGTGCGCCGCTGTTGCGGCGACAGGGTCGCGAGCAGGCGGTTTTCGCCGAGCAGGTTGCCCATCAGCCAGCCGCCGTTGCGCCCCGAGGCGCCAAAGCCGGCGATGTTGGCGTCGATCACGGCGATGTTCAGCTGTGGCGCCTGACGCTTGAGGTAGTAGGCGGTCCACAGGCCGGTGTAGCCAGCGCCGATGATGCACACATCCGCTTCCAGGTCGTCGCGCAGGGCCGGGCGGGCGCACAGCGGCTCGTCAAGCTGGTCCATCCACAGGCTGAGCGTGCGCAGGGGTTGCATCGGGTTCGGCTCCACATCCGTCAAGGTCTGTGGCGATCCTAGTGGTGTCGGCGGGCGGCTGTCCTACGTGCGTGCACGCAGGGAAATTTGCTTCAGGTAGGCCTTGGGCGTAAGCCCGGTGTGTTCGCGGAAACACTTGTAGAACGCCGACAGCGAGTTGAAACCGGCATTGAACGCCAGCTCGTCGATCGTCGCCTCGACGCTGTCGTCATCGAGGCTGGCCATCAGGTGCTGCAGGCGGGCCTGGTTGACGTAGCGGTAGAAGCTTTGCCCGAGCACCTGGTTGAGCAGGTAGGAGATCTGGTTGCGGCTGTAGCCGCTGGCGTCGGCCACCTGCTGCAGGTCTAGCTCCGGGTCCAGGTAGGGGCGCTGGCGCTGGAAGTAGTGCTCCAGGTCCTGGGCCATGGTCGACAGTTGTCGGGGGGACAGGCCAAGGCGGCTGGTGGCTGGGCGCGGGCCGCTGCTGGTGTGGCCGCTGCCGTTCTGGCGGACCAGCGTGGCGTACTCGTTGACTTGCCAGATCAGGCCGTCCTTGACGGTGATCGCCTCACTGGACTGGAACGCTACCAGGCCATCGCCGCCCTGGACCGTGACCTGGTACTGGATGAACGCGGTGCAGCCGTCGACGCGGATGCGGTCGCTGTGGACGATGTCTTCGCCGGCTTCATGGGGCAGGCAGGCGCGCACGTAGTCACGCAGTTCCTGGTAGCCGAGCACGCGGTTCTGGAAGAAGTCGTGGTACTGGATGTCGGGGTGGTAGAGCGCAATGACGCCGTCGAGGTCGCGGTGCTTCCAGCACAGGTGGTAGCGCAGCACGGTGTCGGCGGTGAGCGGGGTCTGCTCGGGGCCGTCGGGGAGGGTAGTGGCGGTCATGAGCCTGATAGTGCATTGCAGAACACCCAGCTGCAAGGGTGTGGATCCGGCATATTGCACGGTTTCGCCAAGCGGCTTGGGGAGTAAGCCGTTGATTCGGTTGAGTGTAATTTTTTGACAGGGATGGCATGGCGAGTGCACCGGTCTGTTCAACATCGAACAAGGAGAAAGACCATGCGCTCGATACTGCTCTGGATGATTGGGGTGCCGATTCCGGTGATTATCCTGATCTGGTTCTTCATGCATTGAGATCCCCGGGGCCGCTTTGCGGCCCTTCGCGGGTAAACCCGCTCCCACAGGGAGCGCACAGATTTCGAATGCTGTGAAACACCTGTGGTAGCGGGTTTACCCGCGAAGAAGGTCATACCGATCTAGAGGAACTGCTCCGCATAGTGGCAGGCCACCTGCCGGGTACTCACCTGCCGCAACGCCGGCACCTCCTTGGCACACCGCTCGGTCGCATACGGGCAGCGCTTGTGAAACGCACAGCCATCCGGCGGGTTCAGCGGGTTGGGCAGCTCCCCGGCAATACGGATCTTCGGCTTCAACGGGTCCGGGTGAATCGCCGGCGTGGCTGACAGCAACGCCTGGGTATACGGGTGCAACGGCCTTTCGTAGATATCCTCTTTCGGCCCCATCTCCGCCGGCCGCCCCAGGTACATCACCAGCACCTGATCGGCCACATGCCGCACCACCGCCAGGTTGTGCGAGATGAACACATAGGCGGTGTTGAACTCCTTCTGCAAATCCATGAACAGGTTCAGCACCTGGGCCTGGATCGACACGTCCAGCGCCGAGGTCGGCTCGTCCGCCACCAGCACCTTGGGCTGCAGCATCATCGCCCGCGCCAGGGCGATACGCTGGCGCTGGCCGCCGGAGAACATGTGCGGGTAGCGCTGGTAATGCTCGGGGCGCAGGCCGACCTGTTCCATCATCTTCTGCACCTTTTCTCGCCGCTCGGCCTTGCTCAGCGAGGTGTTGATCAGCAGCGGCTCGGCCAGCTGGTCACCAATCTTCTGCCGAGGGTTGAGCGAGGCGTAGGGGCTCTGGAACACCATCTGCACGTCGCGGCGCAGTTGCTTGCGTTCGCTCTTGCTGGCGCCTTTCACTTCGGTGCCGGCAATTTGCAGCGAGCCGGACGACGGCTCTTCGATCAGGGTCAGGGCGCGGGCCAGGGTCGACTTGCCGCAGCCGGACTCGCCGACCACGGCCAGGGTCTTGCCGGCCTCCAGTTCGAACGACACGCCATTCAGCGCGCGGACCAGGGCGTGGCCCTTGAACAGCCCGCGAGAGACTTCGTAATGCCGGGTCAGCTCCCGGGCGGATAGAACGACGGCCATCACGCCACCTCCTGGTTCAGCGGGTAGAAGCAACGCACCAGGCCATGGGCCTGGGGATCGAGGGGCGGGCGCTGGCGCCGGCAGTTGTCCTGCACGTACGGACAGCGCGGTGACAGCAGGCAACCCTCGGGGCGGTCGTAGCGGCCGGGGACGATACCGGGCAGGGTGGCCAGGCGCTCGGCGCCGATGCTGTGCTCGGGAATCGCCGCCAGCAGTGCTTCGCTGTAGGGGTGGGCAGGCACGTCGAACAGCTCCGGCACCTGGCCCACTTCCACGGCCTGGCCGGCGTACATCACGCATACGCGCCTGGCCGTTTCGGCGACCACGGCGAGGTCGTGGGTGATCAGGATGAGCGCCATGTTGCGCTCTTTCTGCAGGTTGACCAGCAGCTCCATGATCTGCGCCTGGATGGTCACGTCCAGTGCAGTGGTGGGTTCGTCGGCGATCAGCAGCTTGGGTTCGCCGGCAATCGCCATGGCAATCGCCACGCGCTGGCTCATGCCGCCGGACAGTTGGTGCGGGTAGGCGTCCAGGCGGCTTTCGGCCGCCGGGATCTCGACCTTTTTCAGCAGCTCCAGGGCACGCTGGCGCGCGGCCTTGCCCTTCAGGCCCAGGTGCTGGCGCAGCACTTCCTCGATCTGGTAGCCCACGGTGTAGCTGGGGTTGAGCGCGGTCATCGGGTCCTGGAAGACCATGGCGATGTCCTTGCCCACCACCTTGCGTCGCTGGCGGCCGCTGAGCTTGAGCATGTCGGTGCCGTCGAAGTTGAGCGCGTCGGCAGTGATGCGCCCCGGGGCATCGATCAGGCCCATCAGGGCCATCATGGTCACGGACTTGCCGGAGCCCGATTCGCCGACGATGGCCAGGATCTCGCCGGCCTCCACCGTCAGGTCCAGGCCATCGACCACCGGTACCGCAGTGGCGTCGCCGAAGCGCACGTTCAGGTTGTTGATCTGCAACAGTGACATGGCGTTCTCCTCAGGCGGCGTTCTTGAGTTTCGGGTCCAGCGCATCGCGCAGGCCGTCGCCCATCAGGTTGATTGCCAGCACACTGAGCAGAATGGTCAGGCCGGGCAGGCTCACCACCCACCAGGCGCGCTCGATGTAGTCACGGGCCGAAGCCAGCATGGTGCCCCACTCCGGGGTCGGCGGCTGCACGCCAAGGCCGAGGAAGCCCAGGGCGGCAGCGTCGAGGATGGCCGAGGAGAAGCTGAGGGTGGCCTGCACGATCAGCGGTGCCATGCAGTTGGGCAGCACGGTGACGAACATCAGCCGTGGCAGCCCGGCACCGGCCAGGCGTGCGGCGGTGACGTAATCGCGGTTCAGCTCGCCCATCACGGCGGCGCGGGTCAGGCGCACATAGGATGGCAACGATACGATGGCGATGGCGATCACGGTGTTGATCAGGCCTGGGCCGAGGATGGCGACGATGGCCACCGCCAGCAGCAGCGAGGGCAGCGCCAGCATCACGTCCATCAGGCGCATGATCGACGGGCCGAGCAGTTGCGGGAAGAAACCAGCCAGCAGGCCGAGCAGGATGCCCGGGATCAACGACATCACTACCGACGACAGGCCGATCAGCAGCGACAGCCGCGCGCCCTGGATCAGCCGCGAAAGCAGGTCGCGGCCCAGCTCGTCGGTGCCGAGGATGAACTGCCAGCTGCCGCCTTCGAGCCACACCGGCGGGGTCAGCAGGAAGTCGCGGTACTGCTCGCTCGGGTCGTGCGGGGCGACCCACGGCGCGAACAGCGCGCAGAACACCACCAGGCACATGAAGGCCAGGCCCATCACCGCGCCTTTGTTGCGCGCGAAGGCTTGCCAGAATTCTTTGTACGGCGAGGGGTAGAGCAGGCTCTGGTCCACCGGGCTGGCCGGCGTGACGGATTTCGGAATCGGGCTAGTCATGGCGAGGGCCTCAGCGCTGATGACGGATGCGTGGGTTGGCCAGGCCGTAGAGGATATCCACCACGAAGTTGACCAGGATCACCAGGCAGGCGATCAACAGGATGCCGTTCTGGACCACGGGGTAGTCACGGGCACCGATGGCTTCGATCAGCCACTTGCCGATGCCCGGCCAGGAAAAGATGGTTTCGGTCAGCACTGCACCGGCCAGCAACGTGCCGACCTGCAGGCCGAACACGGTCAGTACCGGGATCAGCGCGTTGCGCAGGCCGTGCACGAACACCACGCGGGCCGGTGACAGGCCTTTGGCGCGGGCGGTGCGGATGTAGTCCTCGCGCAACACTTCGAGCATCGACGAGCGGGTCATGCGGGCAATCACCGCCAGCGGGATGGTGCCGAGCACGATGGCCGGCAGGATCAGGTGCATCACCGCGTCCTTGAACGCGCCTTCCTCGTCGCTGAGCAGGGTATCGATGAGCATGAAGCCGGTCTTCGGCTCGATGTCGTAGAGCAGGTCGATGCGCCCGGATACCGGGGTCCAGCCCAGGCTTACCGAGAAGAACATGATCAGGATCAGGCCCCACCAGAAGATCGGCATCGAGTAACCCGCCAGGGAAATGCCCATCACCCCGTGGTCGAACAGCGAACCGCGCTTGAGCGCGGCGATCACCCCGGCCAGCAGGCCGACGATGCCGGCGAACAGCAGGGCGGCGAAGGCCAGTTCGAGGGTGGCCGGGAACAGGGTGAGGAACTCGCTCCACACGCTCTCGCGGGTGCGCAGCGATTCACCGAGGTCACCCTGGGCCAGCTTGCCGACGTAGTCCAGGTACTGGACCGGCAGCGGCTTGTTCAGGCCCAGGCGCTCCATGGCCTGGGCATGCATTTCGGGGTCGACCCTGCGCTCGCCCATCATCACTTCCACCGGGTCACCGGGGATCAGGCGTATGAGCGCGAAGGTCAGCAAGGTGATACCGAAAAAGGTCGGTATCAGCAGGCCAAGGCGCCGGGCAATAAAGCTCAACATTGTCGGGGTTACCTCATCAGGCCGTGGGGCGATCAGCCCGCTACGGTGGTGCCGCCGGTTCCCGTGTGGGTTGCCGGCGGTCGTTGTTGTTCTACTTCACCTTGGTGGTGGCGAAGTTGTTGTTGGTCAGAGGGTTGATCACGTAGCCCTCCACGTTGTCACGCATGGCGGTGAACATCTTTGGATGGGCCATGCTGATCCAGGGTTGGTCGTCATCGTACACTTTCAATGCCTCGTTATAGAGCCTTGCACGCTCGTCGTTGTCGATCACTTCGCGGGCGCGGCTGATCAACTCCTGGAACTTAGGGTTGCACCAGCGCGCATAGTTCTCGCCGCTTTTGGCGGCATCGCAACTGAGCAGCGGGCTGAGGAAGTTGTCCGGGTCGCCGTTGTCGCCGGCCCAGCCGGTGGACACCAGGTCGGCCTCGCCTTTCTTGGCCCGGCGCAGCATTTCGGCCCACTCCATCACGCGGATGTCCAGCTTCAGGCCGATCTGTTTGAGGTCGGCCTGCAGCATCTCGGCAGACAAACGCGGGTTGGGGTTGGTCGGGCCGCCGCCGTTGCGCGTGAACAGGGTGATTACCGTACCTTCGGGCACGCCCGCCTGCTTGAGCAGATCGCGCGCCTTGGCCAGGTCGCGGGGCGGGTTTCTGTTCTCGTTGTTGTAGCCGATCATGGTCGGCGGGTACGGATTCACGCCGACCAGTGCATTGCCTTTGCCGAACAATTGGTCGACATGGGTCTGGCGGTCGAAGGCCATGTTGATGGCTTTGCGCACGCGAACGTCGCTCAGGTATTTGTGTTCGGTGTTCATCGAGATGTAACCGGTGACCAAGGCCTCGATCTCCTCGACCTTGAGTTTCGGGTCCTGCTTGATCGACGGTACATCATCGGGCTTGGGATAGAGTGCCACCTGGCATTCGTTGGCGCGCAGTTTCTGCAGGCGCACGTTGCTGTCGGTAGCGATAGCGAAGACCAGCGCATCGGCAGGCGGCTTGCCGCGGAAATAGTCCGGGTTAGGCTTGAAGCGAACCTGGGCATCCTTGTTGTAACGCTGGAAGATGAACGGGCCGGTGCCGATTGGCTTGCTGTTCAACTCGGCAGCCTTGCCGGCCTTGAGCAGCTGGTCGCCGTACTCGGCGGAGTAGATCGAGGTGAAGCCCATGGCCATGTCGCGCAGGAATGGCGCTTCCGGTCGGTTAAGGGTAATCACCACGGTGTGCTCGTCGGCTTTGCTGACCGACTTGAGCAGGTCCTTGAAGCCCATGCTCTCGAAGTACGGGTACCCGACGCTGGTCTTGTCATGCCATGGATGGTTCGGATCGAGCTGGCGATTGAGGCTCCACAGGACGTCATCGGCGTTGAAGTCGCGGGTGGGCTTGAAGTAGTCGGTAGTGTGGAACTTCACGCCCTGGCGCAGGTGGAAGGTGTAGGTCAGGCCGTCTGCTGAAATGTCCCAGCGCTCGGCCAAGGCCGGCTGGACTTCGGTGGTACCGGGCTTGAAGTCGACCAGGCGGTTGAATACCGTCTCGGCCGAGGCATCGGCGGTAACCGCAGTGGTGTACTGGACGATGTCGAACCCTTCCGGGCTGGCTTCGGTGCACACCACCAGCGGTTTGGCCGCCAGTTGCGTGGCGCTGCCCAGGACCAGCGCTGCCAGGGCTAGGCGCAGCGGCAGCGATTTCATGAAAGCTTTCTGCATGGGTTG
This genomic interval carries:
- a CDS encoding AraC family transcriptional regulator; translation: MTATTLPDGPEQTPLTADTVLRYHLCWKHRDLDGVIALYHPDIQYHDFFQNRVLGYQELRDYVRACLPHEAGEDIVHSDRIRVDGCTAFIQYQVTVQGGDGLVAFQSSEAITVKDGLIWQVNEYATLVRQNGSGHTSSGPRPATSRLGLSPRQLSTMAQDLEHYFQRQRPYLDPELDLQQVADASGYSRNQISYLLNQVLGQSFYRYVNQARLQHLMASLDDDSVEATIDELAFNAGFNSLSAFYKCFREHTGLTPKAYLKQISLRART
- a CDS encoding peptide ABC transporter ATP-binding protein, coding for MAVVLSARELTRHYEVSRGLFKGHALVRALNGVSFELEAGKTLAVVGESGCGKSTLARALTLIEEPSSGSLQIAGTEVKGASKSERKQLRRDVQMVFQSPYASLNPRQKIGDQLAEPLLINTSLSKAERREKVQKMMEQVGLRPEHYQRYPHMFSGGQRQRIALARAMMLQPKVLVADEPTSALDVSIQAQVLNLFMDLQKEFNTAYVFISHNLAVVRHVADQVLVMYLGRPAEMGPKEDIYERPLHPYTQALLSATPAIHPDPLKPKIRIAGELPNPLNPPDGCAFHKRCPYATERCAKEVPALRQVSTRQVACHYAEQFL
- a CDS encoding ABC transporter ATP-binding protein, which encodes MSLLQINNLNVRFGDATAVPVVDGLDLTVEAGEILAIVGESGSGKSVTMMALMGLIDAPGRITADALNFDGTDMLKLSGRQRRKVVGKDIAMVFQDPMTALNPSYTVGYQIEEVLRQHLGLKGKAARQRALELLKKVEIPAAESRLDAYPHQLSGGMSQRVAIAMAIAGEPKLLIADEPTTALDVTIQAQIMELLVNLQKERNMALILITHDLAVVAETARRVCVMYAGQAVEVGQVPELFDVPAHPYSEALLAAIPEHSIGAERLATLPGIVPGRYDRPEGCLLSPRCPYVQDNCRRQRPPLDPQAHGLVRCFYPLNQEVA
- a CDS encoding ABC transporter permease subunit — its product is MTSPIPKSVTPASPVDQSLLYPSPYKEFWQAFARNKGAVMGLAFMCLVVFCALFAPWVAPHDPSEQYRDFLLTPPVWLEGGSWQFILGTDELGRDLLSRLIQGARLSLLIGLSSVVMSLIPGILLGLLAGFFPQLLGPSIMRLMDVMLALPSLLLAVAIVAILGPGLINTVIAIAIVSLPSYVRLTRAAVMGELNRDYVTAARLAGAGLPRLMFVTVLPNCMAPLIVQATLSFSSAILDAAALGFLGLGVQPPTPEWGTMLASARDYIERAWWVVSLPGLTILLSVLAINLMGDGLRDALDPKLKNAA
- a CDS encoding ABC transporter permease subunit, whose product is MLSFIARRLGLLIPTFFGITLLTFALIRLIPGDPVEVMMGERRVDPEMHAQAMERLGLNKPLPVQYLDYVGKLAQGDLGESLRTRESVWSEFLTLFPATLELAFAALLFAGIVGLLAGVIAALKRGSLFDHGVMGISLAGYSMPIFWWGLILIMFFSVSLGWTPVSGRIDLLYDIEPKTGFMLIDTLLSDEEGAFKDAVMHLILPAIVLGTIPLAVIARMTRSSMLEVLREDYIRTARAKGLSPARVVFVHGLRNALIPVLTVFGLQVGTLLAGAVLTETIFSWPGIGKWLIEAIGARDYPVVQNGILLIACLVILVNFVVDILYGLANPRIRHQR
- a CDS encoding ABC transporter substrate-binding protein, which produces MQKAFMKSLPLRLALAALVLGSATQLAAKPLVVCTEASPEGFDIVQYTTAVTADASAETVFNRLVDFKPGTTEVQPALAERWDISADGLTYTFHLRQGVKFHTTDYFKPTRDFNADDVLWSLNRQLDPNHPWHDKTSVGYPYFESMGFKDLLKSVSKADEHTVVITLNRPEAPFLRDMAMGFTSIYSAEYGDQLLKAGKAAELNSKPIGTGPFIFQRYNKDAQVRFKPNPDYFRGKPPADALVFAIATDSNVRLQKLRANECQVALYPKPDDVPSIKQDPKLKVEEIEALVTGYISMNTEHKYLSDVRVRKAINMAFDRQTHVDQLFGKGNALVGVNPYPPTMIGYNNENRNPPRDLAKARDLLKQAGVPEGTVITLFTRNGGGPTNPNPRLSAEMLQADLKQIGLKLDIRVMEWAEMLRRAKKGEADLVSTGWAGDNGDPDNFLSPLLSCDAAKSGENYARWCNPKFQELISRAREVIDNDERARLYNEALKVYDDDQPWISMAHPKMFTAMRDNVEGYVINPLTNNNFATTKVK